From the Diospyros lotus cultivar Yz01 chromosome 13, ASM1463336v1, whole genome shotgun sequence genome, one window contains:
- the LOC127788573 gene encoding uncharacterized protein At5g01610-like: MDQILNKVGSYWIGQKANKEINSVGEDINSLSTSIEGGAKWLVNKIKGKMQKPLPELLKEYNMAVGIFPRDATNYEFNEETGKLTVYIPTICEVGYKDSSVMRFSTVVTGYLEKGKLADVEGIKTKVMIWVKVTCISADGGKLHFTAGMKKTRSRDAYEVLRDGVSVDKF; this comes from the exons ATGGATCAGATATTGAACAAGGTGGGATCGTACTGGATAGGGCAGAAAGCCAACAAGGAGATCAACTCTGTCGGTGAAGATATTAAT TCATTGTCCACCAGCATTGAAGGAGGAGCAAAATGGTTGGTTAACAAAATCAAAG GGAAAATGCAAAAGCCATTGCCAGAACTGCTAAAGGAGTATAACATGGCGGTGGGAATCTTCCCTCGCGATGCCACCAATTACGAGTTCAACGAAGAGACGGGTAAGCTTACTGTCTACATACCCACAATCTGTGAAGTGGGTTACAAGGACTCGTCTGTGATGCGCTTTTCAACGGTTGTAACCGGATATTTGGAGAAAGGGAAACTAGCTGATGTAGAGGGCATAAAGACAAAGGTGATGATTTGGGTGAAAGTTACATGTATCTCAGCTGATGGGGGAAAGCTCCATTTCACAGCCGGGATGAAGAAAACCCGGAGTAGAGATGCGTATGAGGTTCTTAGAGATGGGGTAAGTGTAGACAAGTTCTGA